A genomic window from Silene latifolia isolate original U9 population chromosome 11, ASM4854445v1, whole genome shotgun sequence includes:
- the LOC141612009 gene encoding glucan endo-1,3-beta-glucosidase 5, with protein MKSRILLNILVGYMVIKMVMMGVNGNSIGANWGTQSTHPIPGDIVVQMLKDNGITKVKLFEPDVNALKALGKSGIEVMIGIPNDLLASLSANVAAAENWVSKNLSSFVSSHGVNVRYVAVGNEPFLKTLNGTYDALTLPALQNIQSALIKAGLANQVKVTVPLNADVYETSTNVPSGGDFRTDIHDLMIEIIKFLSDNACPVTINIYPFISLYNDPNFPADYAFFDGFSSPLDDNGKSYSNVFDANYDTLVWSLQKNGFQNMSILVGEIGWPTDGDRNANPTNARRFNQGFVNHISAGKGTPMRPSGPIDAYLFSLVDEDDKSTLPGSFERHWGVFNYDGTPKYQLNLGLTKAGSLVAAKGVEYLDKKWCVMSPSANLNDPQIASSVSYACGNGDCTSLGYGSSCNDLSIQGNISYAFNNYYQQQNQVDKACKFPNGLSTITTKDPSTQTCKFIIEIKSDTGSRDSSGSSVLGLGSVILHATFLGLMFIILLIFL; from the exons ATGAAAAGCAGGATATTATTAAATATTTTAGTAGGTTACATGGTAATTAAGATGGTAATGATGGGTGTTAATGGAAATAGTATAGGAGCAAACTGGGGAACACAATCAACACATCCAATACCAGGAGATATAGTGGTACAAATGTTGAAAGATAATGGAATAACAAAGGTTAAATTATTTGAACCGGATGTTAATGCTTTGAAGGCTTTAGGGAAATCTGGGATTGAAGTTATGATTGGAATTCCTAATGATTTATTGGCTTCTTTATCTGCTAATGTTGCTGCTGCTGAGAATTGGGTTTCCAAGAatctttcttcttttgtctcctCTCATGGTGTTAATGTTAG ATATGTCGCAGTTGGCAATGAACCCTTTCTAAAAACACTAAACGGAACCTATGACGCATTGACTCTTCCTGCGCTTCAAAACATCCAGTCAGCACTCATAAAAGCCGGCCTGGCAAACCAAGTCAAGGTCACTGTCCCATTGAACGCTGACGTGTATGAAACCTCGACAAATGTGCCTTCGGGTGGTGACTTCAGGACAGACATACACGACCTCATGATCGAAATCATCAAGTTCTTGAGTGACAATGCTTGTCCTGTCACCATTAACATTTACCCTTTTATAAGCCTTTACAATGACCCGAATTTTCCAGCTGATTATGCATTTTTTGACGGGTTTTCATCTCCCCTGGATGATAATGGGAAGAGTTATAGTAATGTGTTTGACGCAAATTATGACACACTTGTTTGGTCACTCCAAAAAAATGGATTTCAGAACATGTCTATCCTTGTTGGTGAGATTGGTTGGCCTACGGACGGGGATAGGAATGCTAACCCTACCAATGCTCGCAGATTCAACCAAGGCTTTGTTAATCATATCTCAGCAGGCAAAG GTACGCCTATGAGGCCGAGCGGCCCCATTGACGCTTACCTTTTCAGCCTTGTTGACGAGGACGACAAGAGTACACTACCAGGCAGCTTTGAGAGGCATTGGGGGGTGTTCAACTATGACGGAACACCAAAGTACCAGCTCAACCTTGGACTGACAAAAGCAGGATCTCTTGTAGCAGCTAAAGGTGTTGAATACCTTGACAAAAAATGGTGTGTCATGTCTCCTTCAGCTAACTTGAATGATCCCCAGATTGCGTCTAGTGTAAGCTACGCTTGTGGAAATGGCGATTGCACTAGTCTCGGGTATGGATCGTCTTGCAATGATCTAAGTATTCAAGGGAATATCTCGTATGCATTCAATAACTACTATCAGCAGCAAAATCAGGTAGATAAAGCCTGTAAGTTTCCGAATGGACTTTCAACGATCACGACAAAAGATCCGTCAACTCAAACCTGCAAGTTTATAATTGAGATTAAGAGTGATACTGGTAGCAGAGACAGCAGTGGCAGTTCGGTTTTGGGTTTGGGATCTGTTATACTTCATGCTACTTTTCTGGGCTTGATGTTCAtaattttattgatttttttgtGA
- the LOC141614215 gene encoding uncharacterized protein LOC141614215: MQRIDDEDDSDDPDVILSEGDFDDDSDDDLFVEAVDEDFPTNNVLRKALRHHSVENGYDYYLLHNGSKRVSVLAKEGVIVFGNKKCIALYLAEKYLDYWRLDSTTNIEKFQRQVMTDLGVDITYWKAYYAKHKALKMIYGESGEQYKRVWDYAETLKKFNVGSSVFVKLTNIDRPPPVFQRMYVCLEACKAGFIAVCRPILGVDGCHLKGPYPGMLLVAVWKDGNCNIYPVAWAIVEVENTATWIWFLELLIKDLQALGENITFISDRQKGLLEAFNKVVPYAEIRFCCRHIWANFKLSFPGGV, encoded by the exons ATGCAAAGAATCGATGATGAGGATGACTCAGATGATCCAGATGTCATTTTAAGTGAAGGAGACtttgatgatgatagtgatgatgatCTGTTTGTTGAGGCTGTTGATGAGGAT TTTCCCACCAATAATGTACTTAGAAAGGCATTGAGGCATCACTCAGTTGAGAATGGTTATGACTATTATTTGCTTCATAATGGAAGTAAAAGAGTGAGTGTTCTTGCAAAAGAAGGTGTGATTGTGTTTGG AAACAAAAAGTGTATTGCTCTTTATTTGGCTGAAAAATACTTAGACTATTGGAGGCTAGATAGTACAACAAATATTGAGAAGTTTCAAAGACAGGTTATGACTGATCTTGGGGTTGATATAACCTACTGGAAGGCTTATTATGCTAAACATAAAGCATTGAAAATGATTTATGGTGAGTCTGGTGAACAATACAAAAGAGTGTGGGATTATGCTGAGACACTCAAGAAATTCAATGTGGGAAGTTCAGTATTTGTGAAGTTGACTAACATAGATAGGCCTCCACCTGTTTTCCAAAGAATGTATGTATGTTTAGAGGCATGCAAAGCTGGGTTTATTGCTGTTTGTAGACCTATTCTGGGAGTTGATGGGTGTCATTTGAAGGGTCCCTACCCAGGCATGCTACTTGTAGCTGTTTGGAAAGATGGCAATTGTAACATATATCCAGTTGCATGGGCTATTGTTGAGGTAGAAAATACAGCTACATGGATCTGGTTTTTAGAGTTGCTCATAAAGGATTTACAAGCTCTTGGTGAAAACATAACCTTCATCTCAGATAGACAAAAG GGTCTGCTTGAAGCATTCAACAAGGTTGTCCCATATGCTGAGATTAGATTTTGCTGTAGACACATTTGGGCTAATTTCAAACTGTCATTTCCAG GAGGAGTTTGA
- the LOC141614214 gene encoding protein FAR1-RELATED SEQUENCE 5-like: MAMDEMEDDNNQQIADFETAQPASDSGNVETADFELFDGKDDDFATMLMSKGTDLSGCLLGIKARKWEHIFSLYKNIRNSRALWQHHHRSERKITEAEGELIKAMTEAHVPPSVQFRVAAAGAGGDAFVGHTKRDHINYVNRLKMKSIKGGDAATLINLMTSRQAEEPGFFFRVQFDEKGRLSNLFWRDAMMRDDYLLYGDVKIFDTTYRTNRYNLICGAFVGIKNHWSNVMFGCAFLSNEKEESFEWLFNVFNESIGEDIRPVSIFTGQDQAITNAIETVYPQTRHRLCQWHIQQNAISHFGKLKDYGLVNHSWFKRLYKHIAKWSTAFNNQFFSAGFLSSQRSESTNHAMDFQASKTTSVTEFFGIFENTVKRWRGEEERKEFDGIISTPYSVYPLVDLLLHASQVYTLELFRVFEKEFALAIGTRAVILPIDDPEVLLYRVYPAGHEEDNHHVT; this comes from the exons ATGGCTATGGATGAGATGGAGGATGATAATAATCAACAAATTGCTGATTTTGAGACCGCTCAGCCTGCATCGGATTCTGGTAATGTTGAGACTGCTGATTTTGAATTATTTGATGGTAAAGACGATGATTTTGCGACGATGTTGATGAGCAaag GTACGGATTTATCAGGTTGTTTACTTGGAATAAAAGCTAGAAAATGGGAGCATATCTTCAGCTTGTATAAGAACATTCGCAACTCAAGGGCTTTA TGGCAGCATCATCATAGGTCGGAGCGCAAAATTACAGAAGCGGAGGGTGAGTTAATAAAGGCAATGACTGAAGCGCATGTTCCTCCTTCAGTCCAATTCAGGGTTGCTGCGGCTGGGGCTGGTGGTGATGCGTTTGTCGGTCACACAAAGCGAGACCATATTAATTACGTTAACAGATTGAAGATGAAATCAATTAAAGGTGGTGATGCAGCCACTTTGATCAACCTCATGACTAGTAGGCAAGCGGAGGAGCCGGGGTTCTTTTTCCGTGTTCAGTTTGACGAAAAAGGCAGATTAAGTAACCTTTTTTGGCGGGATGCGATGATGAGAGATGACTATTTGTTGTACGGAGATGTTAAAATATTTGATACAACTTATCGCACCAATAGGTACAATCTCATTTGTGGAGCCTTTGTTGGTATTAAAAACCATTGGTCGAATGTCATGTTTGGTTGTGCTTTCCTGTCGAACGAAAAGGAAGAATCATTCGAGTGGTTGTTCAATGTTTTCAACGAATCCATAGGTGAGGATATTCGTCCTGTCTCTATCTTCACTGGCCAAGACCAAGCAATAACAAATGCAATTGAAACG GTTTATCCACAAACCAGACATCGTCTATGTCAGTGGCACATTCAACAAAACGCTATATCTCACTTCGGGAAACTAAAGG ATTATGGGTTAGTCAACCATTCATGGTTTAAGAGATTGTACAAACATATAGCGAAATGGAGCACTGCTTTCAACAATCAATTCTTTTCAGCCGGGTTTTTATCGTCCCAAAGGAGTGAGAGCACAAACCATGCGATGGACTTTCAAGCTTCTAAGACTACTTCTGTTACCGAATTCTTTGGGATATTTGAAAACACGGTCAAAAGATGGCGGGGTGAGGAAGAGCGTAAAGAATTCGATGGCATAATATCTACACCATATTCTGTGTACCCTCTAGTGGATTTGTTACTACATGCATCTCAGGTTTACACATTGGAGCTATTTCGAGTGTTTGAGAAAGAATTCGCGCTTGCCATCGGTACTCGTGCTGTCATCCTTCCGATTGATGACCCTGAGGTGTTGTTGTATCGTGTTTACCCTGCTGGCCACGAGGAGGACAACCATCACGTGACGTAA